One genomic segment of Salinigranum rubrum includes these proteins:
- a CDS encoding glycoside hydrolase family 13 protein, translating into MSRAVPATREERTWWKEAVAYQIYPRSFNDSNGDGVGDLPGITEKVEYLDSLGVDVVWLCPVYDSPNADNGYDIRDYRAIAEEFGTMADWEELVGELHARDMRLIMDLVVNHTSAEHEWFQKSRRREGGYEDYYIWQAGERDEPPNNWESIFGGPAWSWDEERDAWYLHLFDENQPDLNWQNPAVRADVKELMRWWLEKGIDGFRMDAINFLSKREGLPDGDPDRPLVGAEHYRHGPNLQAYLEEVSDDVLSEYDVVTVGEMGGTAVDEAADFLSGGSLDMVFQFNHLTVDEGPNGAWDREGWGEWELTEFKRLVTRCQHELAAESWDAVFLGNHDLPRVVSRFGSDEYRTESAKLLATFLLTLRGTPFLYQGDEVGMTNAEFDSLDELDDPMTTGIVEELLATGEISSYEEVREFVNYRSRDHARTPMQWTSSPNAEFTDGDPWFAVNENYPEVNVERAVADEASVWHHYRRLIGLRQDEETLVYGDYDLLVPDDEQLYAYTRSLEDETVLVVLNWSERTARFETNLDTDDADVLVGNYANVPTTPVGREFRPYEAVVYRLRGSTATDPTVRTNRTTEHTEGNHDT; encoded by the coding sequence GTGAGTCGAGCAGTTCCGGCGACTCGGGAAGAACGCACCTGGTGGAAGGAGGCGGTCGCCTACCAAATCTACCCGCGAAGCTTCAACGACAGCAACGGTGACGGGGTAGGCGACCTTCCGGGTATCACAGAGAAGGTCGAGTACCTCGACTCGCTTGGCGTCGACGTCGTCTGGCTCTGTCCGGTGTACGACTCGCCGAACGCGGACAACGGGTACGACATTCGTGATTACCGCGCTATCGCCGAGGAGTTCGGGACGATGGCCGACTGGGAGGAACTGGTCGGGGAGCTTCACGCGAGAGACATGCGGCTCATCATGGACCTCGTGGTGAACCACACCTCGGCCGAACACGAGTGGTTCCAGAAGTCGCGGCGGCGCGAGGGCGGGTACGAGGACTACTACATCTGGCAAGCGGGTGAGAGGGACGAACCGCCGAACAACTGGGAGTCCATCTTCGGGGGGCCTGCGTGGTCGTGGGACGAAGAGCGAGACGCGTGGTATCTCCACCTGTTCGACGAGAATCAGCCGGACCTGAACTGGCAGAACCCCGCGGTTCGGGCCGACGTGAAGGAGTTGATGCGGTGGTGGCTGGAGAAGGGAATCGACGGCTTCCGGATGGACGCCATCAACTTCCTCTCGAAACGAGAGGGACTCCCGGACGGCGACCCGGACCGACCGCTCGTCGGTGCCGAACACTACCGGCACGGACCGAACCTGCAGGCGTACCTCGAAGAGGTGTCCGACGACGTGCTCTCGGAGTACGACGTCGTGACCGTCGGCGAGATGGGAGGAACGGCGGTCGACGAGGCCGCGGACTTCCTCTCGGGAGGCAGCCTCGACATGGTGTTCCAGTTCAACCACCTGACGGTCGACGAAGGACCGAACGGTGCGTGGGACCGTGAGGGGTGGGGCGAGTGGGAACTCACCGAGTTCAAGCGACTCGTGACCCGCTGTCAGCACGAACTCGCGGCGGAGTCGTGGGACGCGGTGTTCCTCGGCAACCACGACCTTCCCCGGGTCGTCTCACGGTTCGGAAGCGACGAGTACAGAACTGAGAGCGCGAAACTCCTCGCCACCTTCCTGTTGACGCTGCGCGGAACGCCGTTCCTCTACCAGGGCGACGAGGTCGGGATGACGAACGCCGAGTTCGACTCTCTGGACGAACTCGACGACCCGATGACGACCGGCATCGTCGAGGAACTGCTCGCCACCGGCGAGATATCGTCCTACGAGGAGGTGCGCGAGTTCGTCAACTACCGGAGCCGTGACCACGCACGGACGCCGATGCAGTGGACTTCGAGTCCCAACGCCGAATTCACCGACGGCGACCCGTGGTTCGCGGTCAACGAGAACTACCCCGAGGTGAACGTCGAGCGGGCGGTAGCGGACGAAGCGTCCGTCTGGCACCACTACCGGCGTCTCATCGGCCTCCGCCAGGACGAGGAGACGCTCGTCTACGGCGACTACGACCTCCTCGTCCCCGACGACGAGCAACTGTACGCGTACACGCGCTCCCTCGAAGACGAGACGGTGCTTGTCGTCCTCAACTGGTCGGAGCGGACCGCTCGCTTCGAGACGAACCTCGACACGGACGACGCGGACGTGCTCGTCGGCAACTACGCGAACGTCCCGACGACCCCTGTCGGACGCGAGTTCCGACCCTACGAGGCGGTCGTGTACCGACTCCGCGGGTCGACTGCGACCGACCCCACAGTGCGGACGAATCGGACGACAGAACACACAGAAGGCAACCACGACACATGA
- a CDS encoding glycoside hydrolase family 13 protein, translating into MTERSRHTEIDEEWWKEAVVYQIYPRSFNDSDGDGVGDLPGIVEKVEYLDSLGVDVVWLCPVYDSPNADNGYDIRDYRAIMDEFGTMADWETLLDELHARDIKLVMDLVVNHTSDEHEWFEKSRRQEGKYEDYYIWQAGERDEPPNNWGSFMGGSAWTFDEVRGAWYLHLFDEKQPDLNWRNPAVRADVKELMRWWLEKGIDGFRMDAVNFLSKADGLPDGNPDDWPVGNEHTYHGPRLIEYLRELYDDVLSEYDVMTVAEMDSTPVDLAAEYLGEGGAGLDMIYHFEHMHLDAGPRGRWDPEGWGEWSLVEFKEVMSRWQTGLRGRGWNAVYLGNHDQPRIVSRFGSDEYRAESAKLLATFLLTVGGTPYLYQGDEIGMTNAEFDGLDELDDPMTIGAVEDLIADGEIDSFDEARGMVNYTSRDHARTPMQWDGSPNAGFTDGEPWFAVNDTYPEINVAAALEDEASIWHHYRELIDLRHDNDVFVYGEYDLLLPDDEQVYAYTRSLDDETVLVVLNWSDESTRFSGDAVDDTDATALVGTYPDPPSAPTERAFRPYEAAVYRL; encoded by the coding sequence ATGACCGAACGGAGCCGACACACAGAAATCGACGAGGAGTGGTGGAAAGAGGCGGTCGTCTACCAGATTTATCCGCGGAGCTTCAACGACTCGGACGGGGACGGAGTGGGCGACCTTCCAGGCATCGTCGAGAAAGTCGAGTACCTCGACTCGCTGGGGGTCGACGTCGTCTGGCTCTGCCCCGTGTACGACTCGCCCAACGCGGACAACGGGTACGACATCCGCGACTATCGGGCCATCATGGACGAGTTCGGGACGATGGCCGACTGGGAAACATTGCTCGACGAACTCCACGCCCGCGACATCAAACTCGTCATGGACCTCGTGGTGAACCACACCTCCGACGAGCACGAGTGGTTCGAGAAGTCGCGGCGTCAGGAGGGGAAGTACGAGGACTACTACATCTGGCAGGCGGGCGAGAGGGACGAACCGCCGAACAACTGGGGGTCGTTCATGGGTGGGTCGGCGTGGACCTTCGACGAGGTTCGTGGGGCGTGGTACCTCCACCTGTTCGACGAGAAACAGCCGGATCTGAACTGGCGGAACCCCGCGGTTCGAGCCGACGTGAAGGAGTTGATGCGGTGGTGGCTGGAGAAGGGCATCGACGGCTTCCGGATGGACGCCGTCAACTTCCTCTCGAAGGCCGATGGCCTTCCGGATGGAAACCCCGACGACTGGCCCGTCGGGAACGAGCACACGTACCACGGTCCCCGTCTCATCGAGTACCTCCGCGAACTGTACGACGACGTGCTCTCGGAGTACGACGTCATGACCGTCGCCGAGATGGATTCCACTCCCGTCGACCTCGCTGCGGAGTACCTCGGCGAAGGCGGCGCGGGGCTGGACATGATCTACCACTTCGAACACATGCACCTCGACGCGGGGCCGCGGGGACGGTGGGACCCCGAGGGGTGGGGCGAGTGGAGCCTCGTCGAGTTCAAAGAGGTTATGAGCCGGTGGCAGACCGGGCTTCGGGGGCGAGGATGGAACGCGGTCTATCTGGGGAACCACGATCAGCCGCGTATCGTCTCGCGGTTCGGGAGCGACGAGTACAGAGCTGAGAGCGCGAAACTCCTCGCCACCTTCCTGTTGACGGTGGGCGGGACGCCGTATCTCTACCAGGGCGACGAAATCGGGATGACGAACGCGGAGTTCGACGGACTCGACGAACTCGACGACCCGATGACTATCGGTGCCGTGGAGGACCTCATCGCCGACGGCGAAATCGACTCGTTCGACGAGGCTCGCGGCATGGTCAACTACACGAGCCGCGACCACGCGCGGACGCCGATGCAGTGGGACGGGAGCCCCAACGCGGGCTTCACCGACGGAGAGCCGTGGTTCGCGGTCAACGATACCTATCCGGAGATCAACGTGGCGGCCGCACTGGAGGACGAGGCGTCCATCTGGCACCACTACCGAGAACTGATCGACCTGCGACACGACAACGACGTGTTCGTCTACGGCGAGTACGACCTCCTCCTCCCCGACGACGAGCAGGTGTACGCCTACACGCGCTCCCTCGACGACGAGACGGTGCTCGTCGTGCTCAACTGGTCCGACGAATCGACCCGCTTTTCCGGCGACGCGGTCGACGACACGGACGCGACGGCCCTTGTCGGTACCTACCCGGACCCGCCGTCAGCGCCGACCGAGCGCGCGTTCAGGCCGTACGAGGCGGCCGTGTACCGGCTCTGA
- a CDS encoding TrmB family transcriptional regulator yields the protein MTGPEKPDDATLRAELSLFGLSDAEIDTYLALLPRGEATTRTVAEDAGVTQQAVYNIADRLERRGLVRVREYASPKTIRAIPPREAIESLSERLESLTPSLEDRFDATTPREPEIQIVKSRETARKRLHDAVAGAEREVFVAVPENVFPDIESVLRAAVDRDLLVFLLLGEADASEDSEANEQRFAGVADVVRVWDAGLPFVYAVDDASAMIGDPDFLSGPHDDKQAVTVSQHHLTGSVHGMYLSAYWPASTEVYVTDPDALPKSFDWFRQAVLHALLHRQQGTDLWADVTTQGGEEVSGSVCRVKQAFVEPSTNDYTLETSIVLDTDDGEVSFGGPGAFIEDYEADTVTLRTA from the coding sequence ATGACGGGCCCCGAGAAGCCGGACGACGCGACGCTCAGAGCGGAGTTGAGTCTCTTCGGGCTCTCCGACGCGGAGATAGACACGTACCTCGCCTTGCTTCCCCGGGGTGAGGCGACGACTCGGACGGTCGCCGAGGACGCCGGCGTCACCCAACAGGCGGTCTACAACATCGCCGACCGCCTCGAACGGCGCGGGCTCGTCCGGGTGAGGGAGTACGCCTCGCCGAAGACGATCCGTGCGATTCCCCCGCGCGAGGCGATCGAGTCGCTCTCCGAGCGGCTCGAATCGCTCACGCCGTCCCTCGAAGACCGGTTCGATGCGACCACCCCACGAGAGCCGGAGATTCAGATCGTGAAGTCCCGGGAGACGGCGCGGAAGCGACTTCACGACGCTGTCGCGGGAGCCGAACGGGAGGTCTTCGTCGCCGTCCCCGAGAACGTCTTCCCCGATATCGAGTCGGTCCTCCGGGCCGCTGTCGACCGCGACCTGCTCGTCTTCTTGTTGCTGGGCGAAGCGGACGCCAGCGAGGACTCCGAGGCGAACGAGCAGCGGTTCGCCGGCGTCGCGGACGTCGTTCGCGTCTGGGACGCGGGCCTCCCGTTCGTCTACGCCGTCGACGACGCGTCGGCGATGATCGGCGATCCGGACTTCCTCTCGGGTCCACACGATGACAAGCAGGCCGTGACCGTCTCACAGCACCACCTCACCGGCTCCGTCCACGGGATGTACCTCAGCGCTTACTGGCCGGCCTCGACCGAGGTGTACGTGACAGACCCCGATGCACTCCCCAAGTCGTTCGACTGGTTTCGTCAGGCCGTCCTCCACGCCTTACTGCATCGTCAGCAGGGGACGGACCTCTGGGCGGACGTCACGACCCAGGGCGGCGAGGAGGTCTCCGGGTCGGTGTGTCGCGTCAAACAGGCGTTCGTCGAGCCATCGACCAACGACTACACGCTGGAGACGAGCATCGTCCTCGACACCGACGACGGCGAGGTGAGTTTCGGCGGGCCGGGCGCGTTCATCGAGGACTACGAGGCCGACACGGTGACGCTCCGGACCGCGTGA
- a CDS encoding CBS domain-containing protein has translation MEFDEVPVETYMTTEVDTVGPDAWVTDVVDRLKGGSPYGGLPVVDEADRLLGFVGAIDLLEVYGAKSVAEVMTRELVVARPEMTVKDAARVIFRTGHQFLPVVDDAGTLLGIFSNGDAVRSQIERTTPSKVQSTREMLERTHGVSIGVSERAVDVASLIPTQREVYGDELEGRKYELQNGLAEPLIVVSYGHETLLVDGHHRALAAQRLGIDRMPAHVLTVSPDEITELGLRKMARLGGLDSLADVDVNDYVQHPLIEKTEPSG, from the coding sequence ATGGAGTTCGACGAGGTTCCCGTCGAGACGTACATGACGACCGAGGTCGACACGGTCGGCCCGGACGCGTGGGTGACGGACGTCGTCGACCGCCTCAAGGGCGGGTCGCCGTACGGTGGCCTCCCGGTCGTCGACGAGGCGGACAGACTCCTCGGTTTCGTCGGGGCCATCGACCTCCTTGAGGTGTACGGCGCGAAGTCGGTCGCGGAGGTCATGACGCGGGAACTCGTCGTCGCCCGCCCGGAGATGACGGTGAAAGACGCGGCTCGCGTCATCTTCCGGACGGGCCACCAGTTCCTCCCGGTCGTCGACGACGCGGGCACGCTCTTGGGCATTTTCTCGAACGGCGACGCCGTCAGGAGTCAGATCGAGCGGACGACGCCCTCGAAGGTCCAGAGCACCCGCGAGATGCTCGAACGGACCCACGGCGTTTCGATCGGCGTCTCGGAACGAGCGGTCGACGTCGCGTCACTGATTCCGACCCAGCGGGAGGTCTACGGGGACGAACTCGAAGGACGCAAGTACGAACTACAGAACGGCCTCGCGGAGCCACTCATCGTCGTCTCGTACGGGCACGAGACGCTCCTCGTCGACGGCCACCACCGTGCGCTCGCCGCACAGCGACTCGGCATCGACCGGATGCCCGCGCACGTGCTCACCGTCTCACCCGACGAGATCACCGAACTGGGCCTCCGCAAGATGGCTCGTCTCGGCGGACTGGACTCGCTCGCCGACGTCGACGTCAACGACTACGTCCAGCACCCCCTCATCGAGAAGACGGAGCCGAGCGGGTAG
- a CDS encoding DUF7260 family protein, whose translation MCSLHTSILADAHALARTEKRRLAAEATAFERFVRRVGNLEFAGARPDTTPRQPTAIRTAAVTGEASCFREIRAAYRQTVLAVPHWQEVYGESTVPESLSAEFSADLVELVLAPGTRRESPELRSRLIEESRCSIRIRERTRARVHEETRELKRLDRALNPVLDRIDTVRNGRETVVRRRTQARDARARLERLLETHQSYLHGQPRRRYEPLVTSLYADLDVKRYPGLAAIAGVCGRLQRAELGLWAGLR comes from the coding sequence ATGTGTTCACTCCACACGTCGATACTCGCCGACGCACACGCACTCGCACGAACCGAGAAGCGGCGACTCGCCGCCGAAGCGACCGCGTTCGAACGGTTCGTCCGGCGCGTCGGGAACCTCGAGTTCGCCGGTGCACGTCCGGACACCACCCCGAGACAGCCCACAGCGATACGAACCGCCGCTGTCACCGGTGAGGCGTCCTGTTTCCGGGAGATACGTGCCGCCTACCGCCAGACCGTACTGGCGGTGCCGCACTGGCAGGAGGTGTACGGCGAATCGACGGTCCCCGAGAGCCTCTCCGCCGAGTTCTCCGCCGACCTCGTGGAACTGGTGTTGGCTCCCGGTACGAGGCGGGAATCACCCGAACTCCGGTCGCGGTTGATCGAGGAGAGTCGGTGCTCGATCCGAATACGCGAGCGGACGCGCGCTCGTGTCCACGAGGAGACGAGGGAGCTGAAACGACTCGACCGGGCGCTGAACCCGGTGCTGGATCGGATCGACACGGTCCGGAACGGTCGAGAGACGGTCGTCCGACGGAGGACGCAGGCGCGGGACGCCCGCGCGCGCCTCGAACGCCTCCTCGAAACCCACCAGTCGTATCTCCACGGGCAACCGCGACGGCGCTACGAACCGCTCGTGACGTCGCTGTATGCCGACCTCGACGTGAAGCGGTACCCCGGCTTGGCGGCCATCGCAGGGGTGTGCGGTCGGCTCCAGCGGGCCGAACTCGGGCTGTGGGCCGGCCTCCGCTGA